A single genomic interval of Flavobacteriales bacterium harbors:
- a CDS encoding DUF1295 domain-containing protein: MDAFTWAVVGWIAVAVVTLPVLLKVRAPYGRHTTAGWGPTLPNHWGWFWMELPALLVFPLMVVLGPREPSPLTWLLVGMWTLHYINRTLIFPFRLRTSGKRMPVLIVLSAVLFNAVNGGLNGWWLGHIAPPDRPFPDALAVVGVLLFALGMGINRWADARLIALRAEGPGYRIPRGGLFDRISCPNHFGEIVEWAGFALAAWSLPALSFAVWTFANLAPRAHNHHTWYRERFADYPRDRKAVIPFLW; encoded by the coding sequence ATGGATGCGTTCACATGGGCGGTGGTGGGCTGGATCGCCGTGGCGGTGGTGACCCTGCCGGTGCTGTTGAAGGTGCGGGCCCCCTACGGCCGCCACACCACGGCGGGCTGGGGCCCCACCCTGCCCAACCACTGGGGCTGGTTCTGGATGGAACTGCCCGCGCTGCTCGTGTTCCCGCTGATGGTGGTGTTGGGCCCGCGCGAGCCAAGCCCGCTCACCTGGCTGCTCGTGGGGATGTGGACCCTGCACTACATCAACCGCACGCTGATCTTCCCCTTCCGCCTGCGCACCAGCGGCAAGCGCATGCCGGTGCTGATCGTGCTGAGCGCGGTGCTCTTCAACGCGGTGAACGGCGGCCTCAACGGCTGGTGGCTCGGCCACATCGCCCCGCCGGACCGGCCCTTCCCGGATGCCCTGGCCGTGGTGGGCGTGCTGCTCTTCGCGCTGGGCATGGGCATCAACCGCTGGGCGGACGCACGGCTGATCGCGCTGCGCGCCGAGGGGCCCGGCTACCGCATTCCGCGCGGCGGCCTCTTCGACCGCATCAGCTGCCCCAACCACTTCGGCGAGATCGTGGAGTGGGCCGGCTTCGCCCTGGCCGCCTGGTCGCTGCCCGCGCTCAGCTTCGCGGTGTGGACCTTCGCCAACCTGGCCCCGCGCGCCCACAACCACCACACCTGGTACCGCGAGCGCTTCGCCGACTACCCACGCGACCGCAAGGCGGTGATCCCCTTCCTCTGGTAA
- the xth gene encoding exodeoxyribonuclease III has translation MKLISFNVNGIRASVGKGLHDTLRTLDADILCFQETKATPEQVAQALAGVDGYHVNAYGALKPGYSGTAIASRQKPVGVDFGIGMKGHDDEGRVVTCTFTDVVVVCVYTPNSGEGMKRLGYRGEWDAAFRTYVTKLAKGKLPVIITGDLNVAHQPIDIARPKENYNKTSGYTQQEIDGMNALLASGWVDTFRHLHPDVVKYSWWSQRFGARAKNVGWRIDYVLVTKGFEKKVKEAFILNEVMGSDHCPVGIVW, from the coding sequence ATGAAGCTCATCTCCTTCAACGTGAACGGCATCCGCGCCAGCGTGGGCAAGGGCCTCCACGACACGCTGCGAACGCTGGACGCCGATATCCTCTGCTTCCAGGAGACCAAGGCCACGCCCGAGCAGGTGGCCCAGGCCCTTGCCGGGGTGGACGGTTACCACGTGAACGCCTATGGCGCACTGAAGCCCGGGTACAGCGGCACGGCCATCGCCAGCAGGCAGAAGCCCGTCGGTGTCGACTTCGGCATCGGCATGAAGGGCCACGACGATGAAGGCCGCGTGGTCACCTGCACCTTCACCGACGTGGTGGTGGTGTGCGTGTACACGCCCAACAGCGGTGAGGGCATGAAGCGGCTCGGCTACCGCGGCGAGTGGGATGCCGCCTTCCGCACGTACGTGACCAAGCTGGCGAAAGGGAAGCTGCCCGTCATCATCACGGGCGACCTCAACGTGGCGCACCAGCCCATCGACATCGCGCGGCCCAAGGAGAACTACAACAAGACCAGCGGCTACACGCAGCAGGAGATCGATGGCATGAACGCCTTGCTCGCCTCAGGATGGGTGGACACGTTCCGGCATCTGCACCCGGACGTGGTGAAGTACAGCTGGTGGAGCCAGCGCTTCGGCGCGCGCGCCAAGAACGTGGGCTGGCGCATCGACTATGTGCTGGTGACGAAGGGTTTCGAGAAGAAGGTCAAGGAGGCCTTCATCCTCAACGAGGTGATGGGCAGCGACCATTGCCCGGTGGGGATCGTGTGGTAG
- a CDS encoding DUF4260 domain-containing protein yields the protein MKNLLRLEELAQFLLCLGLLIASDVAWWVYLLLLLGPDIGMLGYMISPRTGAATYNLLHHKAVALALFLLGGIIVPEGSIFQPVEPAFLIMIAAVVLYGHASLDRIFGYGLKFGDNFHHTHLGWIGKSKSAESAESEVR from the coding sequence ATGAAGAACCTTCTCCGCCTCGAAGAGCTCGCGCAGTTCCTGCTGTGCCTGGGTCTGTTGATCGCTTCGGATGTGGCGTGGTGGGTGTATCTGCTGTTGCTGCTCGGCCCGGACATCGGCATGCTCGGTTACATGATCAGCCCGCGCACTGGCGCGGCTACCTATAACCTGCTGCACCATAAGGCGGTGGCTTTGGCCCTCTTCTTACTGGGCGGGATTATCGTCCCGGAAGGAAGCATATTTCAGCCGGTTGAACCGGCCTTCTTGATAATGATCGCCGCGGTTGTCCTCTATGGCCACGCCTCCCTCGACCGCATCTTCGGCTACGGCCTCAAGTTCGGCGACAACTTCCACCACACGCACCTAGGGTGGATCGGTAAAAGCAAGTCCGCTGAGTCGGCTGAGTCGGAAGTCCGCTGA
- a CDS encoding aminodeoxychorismate/anthranilate synthase component II produces the protein MRILLLDNYDSFTWNLQHLLAPHALVDVVLNDAITVDEAARYDRIVISPGPGLPAEAGITMALLRALLPTHPVLGVCLGMQALVELCGGTLYNQARVMHGVPVDCLPEEPRDPLFAGLPERFPVGLYHSWAADPATLPAELRITARSEHGVIMAVRHTRFPACGVQFHPESVLTLEGGRIIRNWLSTPAA, from the coding sequence GTGCGCATCCTCCTGCTCGACAACTACGACAGCTTCACCTGGAACCTGCAGCACCTGCTGGCGCCGCACGCCTTGGTGGACGTGGTGCTGAACGATGCGATCACGGTGGACGAGGCGGCGCGCTACGACCGCATCGTCATCTCCCCGGGCCCGGGCCTGCCGGCCGAGGCGGGCATCACCATGGCGCTGCTGCGCGCGCTGCTGCCCACGCACCCCGTGCTGGGCGTGTGCCTGGGCATGCAGGCGCTGGTGGAGCTGTGCGGCGGCACGTTGTACAACCAGGCCCGCGTGATGCACGGCGTGCCGGTGGACTGCCTTCCGGAGGAGCCGCGCGACCCGCTCTTCGCCGGGCTGCCCGAGCGGTTCCCCGTGGGCCTCTACCACAGCTGGGCCGCCGATCCCGCCACGCTGCCGGCCGAGCTGCGCATCACCGCCCGCAGCGAGCACGGTGTGATCATGGCGGTCCGTCACACGCGTTTTCCGGCCTGCGGCGTGCAGTTCCATCCGGAGAGCGTGCTCACGCTCGAAGGCGGACGCATCATCCGCAACTGGCTGTCCACGCCGGCCGCGTGA
- a CDS encoding MCE family protein: MPKLKREYSIALMVIAGALLLVFGVNYLKGLDLLQRRNVYHAVYTDISGIAETSPLLLNGYKVGSVVRTDLLPGPGALIVVSFQLNEDGLELPRDTRIRIKGDLLNKWTELMLGDSAVLAEPGDTLIGDVTPGLTEALGQQIDPLKRKAETMLVSVDSVLTAFQQVLNPKARNDIDSSLSSIRSTLESLDKAAQQLNQLIAVERQTISATLGNLESVSGNLRNNNVQITRILQNLDTTAATLANGSIQRTLSSLDSTMAEARTIMGGLREGNGTLGQLMANDSLYRNLERASNELDLLLEDVRLNPNRYVHVSVFGKKDKLPKLSDSDVQRIGDAVRNGTKE; this comes from the coding sequence TTGCCGAAGCTCAAACGGGAGTACTCCATCGCCCTGATGGTCATCGCTGGAGCGCTGCTCCTGGTCTTCGGCGTCAACTACCTCAAGGGGCTTGACCTGCTGCAGCGGCGCAACGTGTACCACGCCGTGTACACGGACATCTCCGGCATCGCCGAGACCTCGCCGCTGCTGCTGAACGGCTACAAGGTGGGCAGCGTGGTGCGCACCGACCTGCTGCCCGGCCCCGGTGCCCTCATCGTGGTCTCCTTCCAACTGAACGAGGACGGGCTGGAACTCCCGCGGGACACCCGCATCCGCATCAAGGGCGACCTGCTGAACAAGTGGACCGAGCTGATGCTGGGCGACAGCGCGGTGCTGGCCGAGCCCGGCGATACGCTCATCGGCGACGTCACCCCGGGCCTCACCGAGGCGCTGGGCCAGCAGATCGATCCGCTCAAGCGCAAGGCGGAGACCATGCTGGTGAGCGTCGATTCGGTGCTCACCGCCTTCCAGCAGGTGCTGAACCCCAAGGCCCGCAACGACATCGACAGCAGCCTGTCCAGCATCCGGTCCACGCTGGAATCCCTGGACAAGGCCGCCCAGCAGCTCAACCAGCTCATCGCCGTGGAGCGCCAGACCATCAGCGCCACGCTGGGCAACCTGGAGAGCGTGAGCGGCAACCTGCGCAACAACAACGTGCAGATCACCCGCATCCTGCAGAACCTCGACACCACCGCCGCCACGCTGGCCAACGGCAGCATCCAGCGCACGCTGTCCTCCCTGGACAGCACCATGGCCGAGGCGCGCACCATCATGGGCGGCCTGCGCGAGGGCAACGGCACGCTGGGCCAGCTGATGGCCAACGACAGCCTGTACCGCAACCTGGAGCGGGCCAGCAACGAGCTCGACCTGCTGCTGGAGGATGTGCGGCTGAACCCGAACCGCTACGTGCATGTTTCCGTGTTCGGGAAGAAGGACAAGCTGCCGAAGCTGAGCGACAGCGACGTGCAACGCATCGGTGACGCCGTGCGCAACGGGACCAAGGAATGA
- a CDS encoding NAD-dependent epimerase/dehydratase family protein, protein MRIAITGANGHVGAALCPLLLEQGHSLRLLVHRRSDGIADLDAERVSGDLLDAGAVDRFVAGCDAVMHLAARISIDSNNDPLVPRVNVDGTRHIVQACLRHGVKRLVHVSSIHSYDSHPLDAPLDETRGATRATAPAYDRSKAAADGVVLEAVSAHGLSAVILAPTSVFGPLDHGPSLMGRAIADLHNGKVPLLPPGGYDFVDVRDVAQAIAEALHRGAAGSKYLLSGSYRTVRELSAAVGRVAGRRTVQRVAPIGLLRSLVPFFQLQARLTGRTPLMTHEALTALLEGHPDIRSAKARAELGFRPRPFEETLADALDWQQRAGMLIGSGQR, encoded by the coding sequence ATGCGCATCGCGATCACCGGCGCCAACGGCCATGTGGGCGCGGCCCTCTGCCCCCTGCTGCTGGAACAGGGCCACAGCCTGCGCCTGCTGGTGCACCGCCGCTCCGACGGCATCGCCGACCTCGACGCGGAACGCGTGTCCGGCGACCTGCTGGATGCCGGGGCGGTGGACCGCTTCGTGGCCGGCTGTGATGCCGTGATGCACCTGGCCGCACGCATCAGCATCGACAGCAACAACGACCCGCTGGTCCCGCGGGTGAACGTGGACGGCACGCGCCACATCGTGCAGGCCTGCCTCCGCCACGGCGTGAAGCGGCTGGTGCATGTGAGCAGCATCCACAGCTACGACAGCCATCCGCTGGACGCGCCGCTGGATGAAACGCGGGGCGCCACCCGCGCCACCGCCCCGGCCTACGACCGCAGCAAGGCGGCGGCCGATGGCGTGGTGCTGGAGGCCGTATCGGCCCACGGGCTGAGCGCGGTGATCCTCGCCCCCACCTCGGTGTTCGGTCCCCTGGACCACGGCCCCTCCCTGATGGGCCGCGCCATCGCCGACCTGCACAACGGCAAGGTGCCCCTGCTGCCGCCCGGCGGCTACGACTTCGTGGATGTGCGCGATGTGGCGCAGGCCATCGCCGAAGCCCTTCACCGCGGGGCGGCGGGATCGAAATACCTGCTGAGCGGCAGCTACCGGACCGTGCGCGAGCTCTCCGCCGCCGTGGGCCGCGTGGCCGGTCGCCGCACGGTGCAGCGCGTGGCCCCGATCGGCCTGCTGCGCTCCCTGGTCCCCTTCTTCCAGCTCCAGGCCCGCCTCACCGGCCGTACGCCGTTGATGACGCACGAAGCGCTCACCGCCCTGCTGGAAGGGCATCCGGACATCCGGAGCGCGAAGGCCCGGGCCGAGCTCGGCTTCCGTCCGCGCCCCTTCGAGGAGACCCTGGCCGACGCCCTGGACTGGCAGCAACGGGCCGGCATGCTGATCGGGTCGGGGCAGCGTTAA
- a CDS encoding T9SS type A sorting domain-containing protein, translating into MDTDFISLNAGPYFSTGQGGDYHVYPDGRVLMTGVHVLSDSIRGFEGFHSLVWFSNTGYLDTTATHRKCDNTIDLIHPLPDGKFLLSGWLNTYEGQPVGRIFRVHPDGALDSSFHTSIYWGMATDLLVQPDNKIVATGRFLMNGDPDTLHLIRLFPDGALDSTFNNHLRSSYHQYGGFFSWSGITSVSPLGHIVYGAFTSIDEQPRGGIALVDTSGVLLNTTFTGTGCGVYEDMGFPYSSVESLIPDPVGGGYYICGAYTGYDDGTTNDPQQRFVSRLYGLDVGVREVEKPLAVQVVPNPSHGPVRVELPEAIGPATLQVVDAQGRVVRVQRVAGGPAVLNLTGQAAGVYAVRVRNEAGRSGHARVLLLH; encoded by the coding sequence TTGGATACTGATTTCATTTCGCTGAATGCCGGGCCCTACTTCAGCACCGGCCAAGGCGGCGACTACCACGTGTACCCCGACGGCCGGGTGCTGATGACCGGGGTGCATGTGCTCAGCGACAGCATCCGCGGCTTCGAGGGCTTCCACAGCCTGGTGTGGTTCTCCAACACCGGATACCTGGACACCACGGCCACGCACCGCAAATGCGACAATACGATCGACCTGATCCATCCGTTGCCCGACGGTAAATTCCTGCTGAGCGGCTGGCTCAACACCTACGAGGGCCAGCCTGTCGGTCGCATTTTTCGTGTACATCCCGATGGAGCCTTGGACAGTTCTTTCCACACGAGCATCTACTGGGGCATGGCCACCGATCTGCTTGTGCAACCGGATAACAAGATCGTCGCGACAGGCCGATTTCTCATGAACGGCGACCCGGATACGCTGCATTTGATCCGGTTGTTCCCCGATGGCGCCTTGGACTCCACTTTCAACAACCACCTTCGTTCAAGCTATCATCAATACGGAGGCTTCTTCTCTTGGAGCGGGATCACATCCGTATCGCCCCTTGGTCACATCGTGTACGGCGCATTCACCAGCATTGACGAACAACCGCGTGGGGGCATCGCCTTGGTGGATACCTCCGGGGTTCTGTTGAATACAACCTTCACAGGGACAGGTTGCGGCGTGTACGAGGACATGGGCTTCCCATACAGCTCGGTGGAGTCCCTGATACCGGATCCGGTCGGCGGTGGTTATTACATCTGCGGTGCTTATACAGGCTACGACGACGGAACCACCAACGATCCCCAACAGCGCTTCGTGAGCCGGTTGTACGGGTTGGACGTGGGGGTGCGGGAGGTGGAGAAACCTCTGGCGGTGCAGGTGGTGCCCAACCCCAGCCACGGTCCGGTGCGGGTGGAGCTGCCGGAGGCGATCGGTCCGGCCACCTTGCAGGTGGTGGATGCGCAGGGACGGGTTGTGCGGGTGCAACGTGTTGCCGGTGGCCCCGCCGTGCTGAACCTCACCGGCCAGGCCGCCGGGGTCTATGCCGTGCGGGTGCGCAATGAGGCCGGCCGCAGCGGGCACGCGCGGGTGCTGCTGCTGCATTGA
- a CDS encoding N-acetylmuramoyl-L-alanine amidase: MRIGLAACAALLLPARTMPQGPAAGDVNRIRTVVLDAGHGGKDPGNLGTGRYKTTEKHVSLNVTKLLGKYISEAFPDVKVVYTREDDRFIELRERCNIANRAKADVFISIHCNANDNKDPHGCETYVMGLHKTEANMKVAQKENAAILLEDGHELKYDGYDPNDPESMIALSLRQNVHLDHSLLLSALIQKQFKDRVGRPDRGVKQAGFLVISYTTMPSVLIELGFLTNATEEDFLQGEQGQDYMASAIYRAFKEYKATVEGVELTTPAPVVEKPAPPMPGPATSGVRFKVQVVTSSKRIEPTAKNFKGLEGVEEHRGNELYRYTVGDEPSLERARAVQKLCRDKGYDGAFIVAFRDGVRIDLQEAVKFAQSQ, encoded by the coding sequence ATGCGCATCGGGCTGGCCGCGTGCGCGGCGCTGCTGCTGCCTGCACGGACCATGCCACAGGGCCCGGCGGCGGGCGATGTCAACCGCATCCGCACGGTGGTGCTCGATGCCGGCCACGGCGGCAAGGACCCCGGCAACCTCGGCACCGGCCGCTACAAGACCACCGAGAAGCACGTGTCCCTCAACGTCACCAAGCTGCTGGGCAAGTACATCTCCGAGGCCTTTCCCGACGTGAAGGTGGTGTACACCCGCGAGGACGACCGCTTCATCGAGCTGCGCGAACGCTGCAACATCGCCAACCGGGCCAAGGCCGATGTCTTCATCAGCATCCACTGCAACGCCAACGACAACAAGGACCCGCACGGCTGCGAGACCTACGTGATGGGCCTGCACAAGACCGAGGCCAACATGAAGGTGGCCCAGAAGGAGAACGCGGCCATCCTGCTGGAGGACGGGCACGAGCTGAAGTACGACGGCTACGACCCCAACGACCCGGAAAGCATGATCGCGCTGAGCCTGCGGCAGAACGTGCACCTGGACCACAGCCTGCTGCTCAGCGCGCTCATCCAGAAGCAGTTCAAGGACCGCGTGGGGCGTCCGGACCGCGGGGTGAAGCAGGCCGGCTTCCTGGTGATCAGCTACACCACCATGCCCAGCGTGCTCATCGAACTGGGCTTCCTCACCAACGCCACCGAGGAGGACTTCCTGCAGGGCGAGCAGGGTCAGGACTACATGGCCTCGGCCATCTACCGGGCCTTCAAGGAGTACAAGGCCACCGTGGAGGGCGTGGAGCTCACCACGCCGGCCCCGGTGGTGGAGAAGCCCGCGCCGCCGATGCCCGGGCCCGCCACCTCGGGCGTGCGCTTCAAGGTGCAGGTGGTCACCTCCAGCAAGCGCATCGAGCCCACGGCGAAGAACTTCAAGGGGCTGGAGGGGGTCGAGGAGCACCGCGGCAACGAACTGTACCGCTACACGGTGGGCGATGAGCCCTCCCTGGAGCGGGCGCGGGCCGTGCAGAAGCTGTGCCGCGACAAGGGATACGACGGCGCCTTCATCGTGGCCTTCCGCGATGGCGTCCGGATCGATCTGCAGGAAGCCGTTAAATTCGCCCAGAGCCAATAA
- a CDS encoding VOC family protein: MDNSSNALNWFEIAVTDIDRAQRFYEAVFGIRMEPMEFPGLQMRTFPGDGMNGKVGGALAKSDSHKPSAEGAIIYLNANPDLAGPLGRVEAAGGKVLMPKTHISDDIGHMAFFLDTEGNAVAMHSQG, encoded by the coding sequence ATGGACAACAGCAGCAACGCCCTCAACTGGTTCGAGATCGCGGTGACCGATATCGACCGCGCGCAGCGGTTCTACGAGGCCGTTTTCGGCATCCGCATGGAGCCGATGGAGTTCCCGGGGCTGCAGATGCGCACCTTTCCCGGCGATGGCATGAACGGCAAGGTGGGCGGCGCCCTGGCCAAGAGCGACAGCCACAAGCCCAGCGCCGAGGGGGCTATCATTTACCTGAACGCCAACCCCGATCTGGCCGGTCCGCTGGGCCGTGTGGAGGCCGCCGGTGGCAAGGTGCTCATGCCCAAGACGCACATCAGCGACGACATCGGCCACATGGCCTTCTTCCTGGACACCGAGGGGAACGCCGTGGCGATGCACTCGCAGGGGTGA
- a CDS encoding LPS-assembly protein LptD, whose amino-acid sequence MVAGGPSALGQALDAPVSYSARDSIRYDLQQQIVYLFGAAQVQYKGVALTADRIEYHFKNEEARAHGVPDSTGTVVGKPAFDQEGHRIEADSIRYNFRTQKGLIKEVRTSEQETYVQARVSKRHGDGEVHSKGGLLTTCDRPRPHYHFRASRMMVIPDDKIVTGAAVMKVGPVPTPIAIPFGFFPNKRGGTSGVLMPTYGESPTLGFFLLNGGYYRLLGEHADLSVTGDIYSRGSWALRASTRYRTRYRYSGALQLDHSTQRNSIPDFPDFSRQRNFFVKWNHTIDTRASLSDRFTASVHLGTSNNFRNNFNSSTIDYLSNTFQSNIGWTHLWPGRPFTLAVNLRHAQNTGNRSFNLTVPALTFNMSRVLPFQRRVSTGRWYEQIGVAYALAFDNQLNTTEERLYWANLPTLMRELRNGVRQGATLSSAFKTRFFTVNPEFTVTERWYFERLRQEYYTEGDTVLTNEVPGFARNGDWVAAATMTSKLYGMYQFSGGWLKAVRHVVTPSVRLSYRPDLDPTVDVFAPDGSVASTYNPYANGIYGSSPAGESGLVGLGLIQSLEAKVRNAKAGEEDQQAFRKVKLLDFVGLNTSYDWIRDSLNWSPVNLSARTTLLNRVNVNFVSVWDPYAVNPLGQRIDRAEVDRSGALARLTTMNVAVGFDLKSKRYGQAPAAPGEQPVVGESDPNKGAAIDFNMPWRLSVNYSYDLNPSYVDGIEDQERQSVLFNGDVTLFKYWKLGVSSGYDVVAGEWTPSSLNLYWDLHCWEFNVNWIPNGIRQSISLQLNVKASVLRDLRYQWTRPIGNDDLLR is encoded by the coding sequence TTGGTTGCCGGAGGGCCGTCGGCGCTGGGCCAGGCGCTGGACGCCCCGGTGTCGTACAGCGCCCGCGACAGCATCCGGTACGACCTGCAGCAGCAGATCGTGTACCTCTTCGGGGCGGCCCAGGTGCAATACAAGGGCGTGGCGCTCACGGCCGACCGCATCGAATACCACTTCAAGAACGAGGAGGCCCGCGCCCATGGTGTGCCCGACAGCACCGGCACGGTGGTGGGCAAGCCCGCCTTCGACCAGGAGGGCCACCGCATCGAGGCCGACAGCATCCGCTACAACTTCCGCACACAGAAGGGGCTGATCAAGGAGGTGCGCACCAGCGAGCAGGAGACCTACGTGCAGGCCCGCGTCAGCAAGCGCCACGGAGACGGCGAGGTGCACAGCAAGGGCGGCCTGCTCACCACCTGCGACCGGCCCCGGCCGCACTACCACTTCCGCGCCAGCCGCATGATGGTGATCCCCGACGACAAGATCGTCACCGGTGCCGCCGTGATGAAGGTGGGGCCCGTGCCCACCCCCATCGCCATCCCCTTCGGCTTCTTCCCCAACAAGCGCGGCGGCACCAGCGGGGTGCTGATGCCCACCTACGGGGAGAGCCCCACCCTGGGCTTCTTCCTGCTCAACGGCGGCTACTACCGGCTGCTGGGCGAGCACGCGGACCTGAGCGTGACGGGCGACATCTACAGCCGCGGCAGCTGGGCCCTGCGCGCCAGCACCCGCTACCGCACCCGCTACCGCTACAGCGGCGCCCTGCAGCTGGACCACAGCACGCAGCGCAACAGCATCCCCGACTTCCCCGACTTCAGCCGGCAGCGCAACTTCTTCGTGAAGTGGAACCACACGATTGACACCCGCGCCAGCCTGAGCGACCGCTTCACGGCCAGCGTGCACCTGGGCACCAGCAACAACTTCCGGAACAACTTCAACAGCAGCACGATCGATTACCTCAGCAACACCTTCCAGAGCAACATCGGCTGGACGCACCTGTGGCCGGGCAGGCCCTTCACACTGGCGGTGAACCTGCGGCACGCCCAGAACACCGGCAACCGCTCCTTCAACCTCACGGTGCCCGCGCTCACCTTCAACATGAGCCGCGTGCTGCCCTTCCAGCGCCGCGTGTCCACCGGGCGGTGGTATGAGCAGATCGGCGTGGCCTACGCACTGGCCTTCGACAACCAGCTGAACACCACCGAGGAACGCCTCTACTGGGCCAACCTGCCCACCCTGATGCGCGAACTGCGCAACGGCGTGCGCCAGGGCGCCACCCTCAGCTCCGCCTTCAAGACGCGCTTCTTCACGGTGAACCCGGAATTCACCGTCACCGAGCGCTGGTACTTCGAGCGGTTGCGCCAGGAGTACTACACCGAAGGCGACACCGTGCTCACCAACGAGGTGCCGGGCTTCGCGCGCAACGGCGACTGGGTGGCCGCCGCTACTATGACCAGCAAGCTGTACGGCATGTATCAGTTCAGCGGCGGCTGGTTGAAGGCCGTGCGGCATGTGGTGACGCCGAGCGTGCGGCTGAGCTACCGCCCCGACCTGGACCCCACGGTGGACGTGTTCGCGCCGGACGGTTCGGTGGCCTCCACCTACAACCCCTACGCGAACGGGATCTATGGCTCGTCGCCTGCGGGCGAGAGCGGGCTGGTGGGCCTGGGCCTCATCCAGAGCCTGGAGGCCAAGGTGCGCAACGCCAAGGCCGGTGAGGAGGACCAGCAGGCCTTCCGCAAGGTGAAGCTGCTCGACTTCGTGGGGCTGAACACCAGCTACGACTGGATCCGCGACTCGCTGAACTGGTCGCCGGTGAACCTGAGCGCGCGCACCACCCTGCTGAACCGCGTGAACGTGAACTTCGTGAGCGTGTGGGACCCCTACGCGGTGAACCCGCTCGGGCAGCGCATCGACCGCGCCGAGGTGGACCGCAGCGGCGCCCTCGCCCGCCTCACCACCATGAACGTGGCGGTGGGCTTCGACCTCAAGAGCAAGCGCTACGGCCAGGCCCCCGCTGCGCCCGGCGAGCAGCCCGTGGTGGGCGAATCGGACCCCAACAAGGGCGCCGCCATCGACTTCAACATGCCCTGGCGCCTCAGCGTCAACTACAGCTACGACCTCAACCCCAGCTACGTGGACGGCATCGAGGACCAGGAGCGGCAGAGCGTGCTCTTCAACGGCGACGTCACCCTGTTCAAGTACTGGAAGCTCGGCGTGTCCAGCGGTTACGACGTGGTGGCCGGCGAGTGGACGCCGAGCTCATTGAACCTGTACTGGGACCTGCACTGCTGGGAGTTTAACGTGAACTGGATCCCCAACGGCATCCGCCAGAGCATCAGCCTGCAGCTGAACGTGAAGGCCAGCGTGCTGCGCGACCTGCGCTACCAGTGGACGCGGCCCATCGGCAACGACGACCTGCTGCGCTGA